The following are encoded together in the Cicer arietinum cultivar CDC Frontier isolate Library 1 chromosome 2, Cicar.CDCFrontier_v2.0, whole genome shotgun sequence genome:
- the HSFB4B gene encoding heat stress transcription factor B-4, translated as MAFTLERCEDNNMVFTMESQKSVPAPFLIKTYQLVDDPLTDHIVSWGDDQTTFVVWRPPEFARDLLPNFFKHNNFSSFVRQLNTYGFKKVVADRWEFANEYFKKGAKHLLCEIHRRKTPQHYQQQYYEQQQQHFQQDESICWIDTSLPSPKSSTGTDILTALSEDNQRLRRKNFMLLSELTHMKNLYNDIIYFIQNHVTPATHFEQRSNNNKIVELDSATKISTNDATHQFKDCNTSVKLFGVPLCGKKRLHPGNVD; from the exons ATGGCATTCACACTAGAGAGATGTGAAGATAATAATATGGTGTTCACAATGGAGTCTCAAAAATCAGTGCCTGCTCCATTCTTGATAAAGACATATCAACTTGTTGATGATCCTTTAACTGATCACATTGTATCTTGGGGTGATGATCAAACTACATTTGTTGTTTGGAGACCTCCTGAGTTTGCTAGAGATCTTCTTCCCAATTTTTTCAAGCACAACAACTTCTCAAGTTTTGTTAGACAACTAAATACCTAT GGTTTCAAGAAGGTGGTTGCTGATAGGTGGGAATTTGCAAATGAATACTTCAAAAAAGGAGCAAAACATCTTTTATGTGAAATACATAGAAGAAAAACCCCTCAACACTATCAACAACAATACtatgaacaacaacaacaacattttcAACAAGATGAAAGTATATGTTGGATTGATACATCATTACCATCTCCAAAATCATCAACAGGAACTGATATCTTAACAGCACTTTCTGAGGACAATCAAAGACTTAGGAGAAAGAATTTCATGCTTTTATCAGAACTCACTCACATGAAGAATCTTTACaatgatattatatattttattcaaaaccATGTGACCCCTGCAACACACTTTGAACAAAGGagcaataataataagattGTAGAATTGGATTCAGCAActaaaatatcaacaaatgaTGCTACTCATCAGTTTAAGGATTGTAATACTTCTGTGAAACTATTTGGTGTTCCTCTTTGTGGAAAAAAGAGATTGCATCCAGGTAatgttgattaa